In Priestia megaterium NBRC 15308 = ATCC 14581, the following proteins share a genomic window:
- a CDS encoding nucleotide sugar dehydrogenase, translating into MTKKLCVVGLGYIGLPTAVMFANHGLYVHGVDVNQKAVELIKNKQLHIEENGLQERLESAVDNGHFTVGTTAEEADIFIIAVPSPINEDKTANLNYVREATKSIVPYVRKGNLVILESTVPPRTVEDVMLPVLKETGLELGSELFVSHSPERVIPGKVFEELVNNDRIVGGINEESSRLTVELYKTFVKGNIHVTDATTAEMVKVIENTYRDVNIAFANELAKISEKIGVNAWEAIKLANYHPRVNIHLPGPGVGGHCIAVDPWFLTELQPELAKIISLSRHTNDSMPEYTALKTKSLLDEKGIQHGRVAVLGLAFKGNIDDMRESPSTDVLHHLEKLGVDYTAFDPHIKENKIERQTQSLDEAVAHADVILILTDHNEFKELLPSAVENHMRTKVIFDTKNCIQRDQWKGAGFDVVLLGDSKVSTL; encoded by the coding sequence ATGACAAAGAAATTGTGTGTAGTTGGTTTAGGATATATAGGTTTACCGACAGCTGTTATGTTTGCCAATCACGGCTTATATGTACATGGTGTCGACGTAAATCAAAAAGCAGTAGAATTAATTAAAAATAAGCAACTTCATATAGAAGAAAACGGCTTACAAGAACGTTTAGAATCAGCAGTTGACAACGGACACTTCACGGTAGGCACAACAGCTGAAGAGGCGGATATTTTTATTATTGCTGTACCATCACCAATTAATGAAGATAAAACGGCAAACTTGAACTATGTTCGAGAAGCGACAAAATCGATTGTTCCTTACGTTCGTAAAGGAAATTTAGTAATTTTAGAATCCACAGTTCCTCCGCGTACAGTAGAAGACGTTATGCTACCTGTGCTAAAAGAAACTGGTTTAGAATTAGGCAGTGAGTTATTTGTTTCTCATTCACCTGAACGCGTTATTCCAGGAAAAGTATTTGAGGAATTAGTCAATAATGACCGGATTGTCGGTGGTATTAACGAAGAGTCTAGTCGTTTGACTGTTGAGCTTTATAAAACATTTGTAAAAGGAAATATTCACGTAACGGATGCTACAACAGCTGAAATGGTGAAAGTAATCGAAAACACATATCGTGATGTGAACATTGCGTTTGCAAATGAGCTGGCAAAAATCAGTGAAAAAATTGGTGTAAACGCGTGGGAAGCGATTAAGTTAGCGAACTATCATCCGCGTGTAAACATTCATTTACCAGGTCCTGGTGTAGGCGGCCACTGTATTGCTGTTGACCCTTGGTTCTTAACGGAGCTTCAGCCAGAACTGGCAAAAATTATTTCTCTTTCTCGTCATACAAATGATTCAATGCCTGAATATACAGCATTGAAAACGAAAAGCCTACTAGATGAAAAGGGCATTCAACATGGACGTGTAGCTGTTTTAGGTTTAGCTTTTAAAGGAAATATTGACGATATGCGTGAAAGTCCATCAACAGATGTACTTCATCATTTAGAAAAGCTGGGCGTTGATTACACAGCATTTGATCCTCATATCAAAGAGAATAAAATCGAACGTCAGACGCAAAGTTTGGATGAAGCTGTTGCACATGCGGATGTGATTCTTATTTTAACAGATCATAATGAGTTCAAAGAGCTTCTTCCATCAGCTGTTGAAAATCACATGCGTACAAAAGTTATTTTTGATACGAAAAACTGCATTCAGCGTGATCAATGGAAAGGAGCAGGCTTTGACGTAGTGTTACTTGGTGATTCAAAAGTTTCTACTTTATAA
- the galU gene encoding UTP--glucose-1-phosphate uridylyltransferase GalU, whose protein sequence is MEIRKAIIPAAGLGTRFLPATKAQPKEMLPIVDKPTIQYIVEEAVASGIEDILIVSGRGKRAIEDHFDKSYELEETLAAKEKWDMLEEVQGISNLANVHYIRQKEPKGLGHAIHCARSFIGDEPFAVMLGDDVVQSETPCLKQLMNVYEKYECAVVGVQEVPRKETSKYGIVGPKGEPLEKGLLDVETLVEKPNPEEAPSGYAIMGRYILTPEIFDILSREEIGAGGEIQLTDAILRLNEFQRVLAYYFEGKRYDVGDKFGFIKATIDLALQREPLREELVSYFREIVEKEGHM, encoded by the coding sequence GTGGAAATTCGTAAAGCTATTATTCCAGCAGCTGGATTAGGGACACGCTTTTTGCCGGCTACAAAAGCACAGCCTAAAGAAATGTTGCCAATTGTAGATAAACCAACGATTCAATACATTGTGGAAGAAGCAGTAGCATCAGGTATTGAAGATATTTTAATTGTAAGCGGTCGCGGAAAACGAGCAATCGAAGACCATTTTGATAAATCATATGAGTTAGAAGAAACATTAGCCGCAAAGGAAAAGTGGGACATGCTCGAAGAAGTGCAGGGGATTTCGAATTTGGCTAATGTTCACTACATTCGTCAAAAGGAACCTAAAGGGTTAGGTCATGCCATTCACTGTGCAAGAAGTTTTATCGGAGATGAACCTTTTGCTGTTATGCTAGGCGATGATGTAGTTCAATCAGAAACACCTTGTTTGAAACAGTTAATGAACGTATACGAAAAATATGAATGCGCTGTAGTTGGTGTACAGGAGGTGCCTAGGAAAGAAACTTCAAAGTACGGAATTGTAGGTCCTAAAGGAGAGCCTCTTGAAAAAGGATTATTAGACGTAGAAACGCTCGTTGAAAAACCGAATCCAGAAGAGGCCCCTTCTGGCTATGCAATTATGGGGCGCTATATTTTAACACCGGAAATTTTTGATATCTTAAGCAGAGAAGAGATTGGCGCAGGAGGAGAAATTCAATTAACAGATGCTATTTTACGCCTGAATGAATTTCAACGTGTTCTTGCTTATTATTTCGAAGGAAAACGTTATGATGTTGGAGATAAATTTGGATTCATTAAAGCAACAATTGATTTAGCTCTGCAAAGAGAACCGCTGCGAGAAGAGTTAGTGAGCTATTTTAGAGAAATTGTCGAAAAAGAAGGGCATATGTAA
- a CDS encoding WecB/TagA/CpsF family glycosyltransferase, translated as MKENILGIDVCSDTYDELAVKLLQDIDKGRKSFIVAINPEKIMKAQEDRELKSLLNQATYQIPDGIGVILASKLKKGRIRERVTGIDMMLKLCKEATNNGKRIFLYGAKPGIADEAKAKLEEMFPGILIVGTLNGYEKNEEVIERTINDSGAEIVFVALGSPAQENWIIAHKEKLNPSVYQGVGGSFDVISGRLNRAPAVFQKFGLEWLYRLLKEPWRWKRQLELPRFLLRVLRG; from the coding sequence ATGAAGGAAAACATCTTAGGAATAGACGTTTGTAGCGACACGTACGATGAGCTAGCGGTAAAGTTACTTCAGGATATAGATAAAGGCCGAAAATCATTTATTGTAGCAATCAACCCTGAAAAAATTATGAAAGCACAAGAAGACAGGGAATTAAAGTCACTATTAAATCAAGCGACTTATCAAATTCCAGATGGAATCGGTGTGATTTTAGCTTCAAAGCTCAAAAAGGGACGTATTCGTGAGCGTGTAACGGGTATTGATATGATGCTGAAGCTGTGTAAAGAAGCAACGAATAACGGTAAAAGGATTTTTTTATACGGAGCCAAGCCTGGAATTGCAGATGAAGCCAAAGCTAAGTTGGAAGAGATGTTTCCAGGGATTTTAATTGTTGGAACATTAAATGGCTATGAAAAAAATGAAGAAGTCATTGAACGTACGATTAATGATTCAGGAGCAGAAATTGTTTTTGTGGCTTTAGGCAGTCCAGCCCAAGAAAATTGGATTATTGCTCATAAAGAGAAACTTAATCCTTCTGTTTATCAAGGCGTAGGGGGCTCGTTCGATGTTATTTCAGGACGATTGAACCGAGCACCTGCTGTTTTTCAAAAGTTTGGTTTAGAGTGGCTTTATCGACTGTTAAAAGAACCATGGAGATGGAAGCGTCAGTTAGAATTACCTAGGTTTCTTCTTCGAGTGTTAAGAGGTTAA